CGTCGCGCGCAGGCCCTCGGGCTCGGGCGGGGGAGGTGTGGCGGGGAGGTCGCGCAGGGCGCTGGCCGCCTCGGTCCACCGGCGGACCCGGTCGTCGCCCTCGGCGAGCTCGGCCAGGTCGGCCAGCAGGTCGTGGTGGTCGCGGGTGAGCACCAGCCGGTCCCGCGGCTGGTCGACCAGCGCCTGGGCGTCGGCCACCAGCCGGGCCAGCTGGTCCAGCTCGGGGCGGTCGACGTCGAGGTAGACGCCCTTGCGCACCATCACCTTGGTCTGCCCGCTGGCCAGCGCCTCCAGCACCTGGGCCAGACCGAGGTGGCAGGTGCCCAGGGCGGCGTCGTCGATGGTGATGACCACCTCGAGCTCCAGCCAGTCCGTGCGGCCGGCGCGGTGGGTGCCGTCGGAGGGGGTGAAACGGACCTGCGGGGTGCCGGTGGCCTCGCGGAAGTCCGGTTCGTCCCCGAGCACCACCAGCTCGACGTCCTCGGTGGCCGCGGCCCAGCGGCGGAGCTCGGGCAGCCGGTCCTCCGCGAAGACCATGGCGTCGGCGCCGCGGAGCACCAGCACCGGGTGCAGCGTGCCGCCCCCGCGCTCACCGAGCCCGAGCAGCACCGCCAGCTCCTCGGTCGGCTCGAGGGTGTCCAGCAGCTCCCGCTCGCGCTCCCGGTCCCGGGTGCCGGGGGCGACGTCGGGGGCGTTCACCGGCAGGTCGGCCACCTGACCCCCGCCCAGTTCGTAGACCCAGCGCCAGGCCAGCTCGGCGCTCGCGTCCTCGTGCCAGGTGAGCTGGGCCCGCAGCCGTGGCCGGGGCGGGCCGGGGAGCTCGACCGAGCCGTCGCGGGAGCCGACCTGCACGCTGCGCCGCAACCGGGGCAGGTACTGCCCGAACAGCTCCGGGACGCCCTCGGGCGGCACCACCAGCGGGCTCTGCCGGACCACCTGGTTGCGCACGGGTGCCGGCACCGGACGGTCGAGCCGGGCCAGCGTGATCGTGGTGCCGCCACCGGGCCGCTCGCCCCACAGCACCAGGCCGTGCGCCGGGTCGCCCACGAAGGCCACGTCGGCCGGGTCGACCCAGCGCCCGTCGTGGCTGGCGCCGAGCCGGCCGGTGACCCCGTCGGCCCTGCTGCTCAGGTCGAGCTCGAGGGTGGCGGTGCCCGGTGCCACCTCGACCTCGGTGCGGGCGGCGGAGCAGACCAGCGCGACGCCCACCTCGGCGGCCCGCTCCAGCAGCGGCCACAGCGTGGGGCCGGCCAGGTGCAGCTCGAGCGCGTCCGCCCCGGGGCTCCAGTACGGCTGACCGACCTTGAGGGCGATCTGGACCTCACGCAGCAGGGCCAGCTGCTGCGGGTCGTAGCGGGCGCGCCGGTCGAGCTCCGCCGAGGCCAGCTCGCGCCAGCCGAACCCGCTGCGCAACCAGCGCCCCGAGGACCCCTGCCGTGACAGCCGGAGGGTCAGCCTCGGCCGCCCCACCGCGCCACCGGGGTCGAACCGGTGCCGCGGCTGCTTGGGCACCGTCACCATCAGGGCCAGGGGGGTCGGCTCACCCGGGGTCTCGGACCCGTCCGAGGCGTCGGCCAGGGCATCCAGGGTGGTGCGCCAGGCGTCGGCCGCGCCGTGGGTCTCCGCGGCCACCAGCACCGCCGCCACCGCGTGCTTGCACGCCCAGCTGAGCGGGCAGCTGCACTCCACGTCGACCTCGGTGGTGCGCCCCCGCACCACCGACTCCCGTTCGGTCACGCTGACCCGGACCGCGTACCGGGCCCCGCCCTCCACCACGCCGACCACGACGACCCGGCCCTCGGAGCGGTGCACCTCGGTCTGCAGCACCCGGCCGGCGCGGGCGTAGACGGTGCCGCGCACGATCGACTCGGGGTCGACCCACCCCTCGAGCGACTCGCTGGTGGCGAGGTCGGAGAGCAGCAGCACGTCTGGAAACCTACGGCCCGCCTCCGACAGAACCGTCGGTGCGGTGCGCCGGGGGAGGCGGCACTAGGGTGTGGGCCCGTGAGCGACTCCGACGCGGTGCGTCCGTTCGTGGTGGGGATCATCGGTGGCGGGCAGCTGGCCAGGATGATGCACCAGGCCGCCATCGGGCTGGGCGTGCGGACCCGGCTGCTGGCCGAGGGCTGCGACGTCTCCGCCGCGCAGGTGGTGGCCGACGTGACCGTGGGCGACTACACCGACCCGGCCACCGTCACCGCCTTCGCCGCCGGCTGCGACGTCATCACCTTCGACCACGAGCACGTCCCCGCCGCGATCCTGCGCGAGCTGGAGGCCTCGGGCAAGGCGGTCCGGCCCGGCCCGGCCGCACTGGTGCACGCCCAGGACAAGGTGCTGATGCGGGAGCGGCTGAGTGCCTTCGGGGCACCCTGCCCGGTGTTCCGGGTGGTTCCCGACGAGGCCGCGCTGGTCGCGTTCGGCGACGAGCAGGGCTGGCCGGTGATCGCCAAGACCTCCCGCGGCGGCTACGACGGCAAGGGCGTCTGGAAGCTGGACGGCCCCGAGCAGGCCGCAGAGCCCTTCGCCCGGCTGGGCGAGGGCGTCCAGGTGCTGGCCGAGGAGCACGTCGACTTCGCCCGCGAGCTGAGCGCCCTGGTCGTCCGCTCCCCGTCCGGGCAGGCGGTCGCCTACCCGGTCTCGGAGTCGGTGCAGCGCGACGGCGTCTGCGTCGAGACCACCACGCCGGCCCCCGGTCTCACCGAGGAGCAGGCCACCTCCGCCCAGCACCTGGCCCTGGCGATCGCCGCCGAGCTGGAGGTGGTGGGCCTGCTCGCGGTGGAGCTGATGCAGCGCCGCGACGGCAGCGTCGTGGTCAACGAGCTGGCCATGCGTCCGCACAACACCGGCCACTGGAGCATCGACGGAGCCCACACCTCCCAGTTCGAGAACCACCTGCGCGCGGTCCTCGACCTGCCCCTCGGCGACCCGGTGGCCCGCCAGCCCTGGACCGTGATGGGCAACGTGCTCGGCGGCACCGAGGAGGACCTCCCCTCGGCGCTGCTGCACTGCTTCGCCCGCGACCGGCGGCTGCGGGTCCACCTGTACGGCAAGGAGGTCAAGCCCGGCCGCAAGGTCGGCCACGTGACCACCTTCGGCTCCGACCTGGACGACGTCCGCCGCCGCGCGCGCCACGCCGCCGGCTACCTGAGAGGTGACCACGATGCCTGAGACCACACCCCGGGTGGCGGTCCTGATGGGGTCTGACTCCGACTGGCCCACCATGGAGGCCGCCGCCCTCGCCCTGGACGAGTTCGGGATCACCCACGAGGCCGACGTCGTGTCTGCGCACCGGATGCCGGAGGCGATGGTCAGCTACGGCCGTCAGGCCCACACCCGCGGCGTCGAGGTCATCATCGCCGGCGCCGGCGGGGCGGCCCACCTGCCGGGGATGCTGGCCGCGCTCACCCCGCTGCCGGTGATCGGGGTCCCGGTGCCGCTGAAGCACCTGGACGGCATGGACTCGCTGCTGTCGATCGTGCAGATGCCCGTCGGGGTGCCCGTGGCCACCGTCTCCATCGGCGGGGCACGCAACGCCGGGCTGCTGGCGGTGCGGATCCTGGCCGCGGGTGACCCGGCGCTGACCGCGGCGGTGCTCGCCTTCCAGGACGAGCTGCGCGCCGCGGCCGAGGCCAACGGGGCCCGGGTCCGCGACCGCTGAGCCGACCGCGGAGGTCGCTACGGTGGCCCCGGACACGGCGTCGCGAGGAGGTGGACGAGTCAGGATGAAGGCACTGGTCAAGACCCAGGCAGGTCCGGGTCTGGAGCTCGTGGACGTCCCGGTGCCGACCCCCGGCCCCTCCGACGTGCTGATCCAGGTGGCCAGCACCGGGGTCTGCGGCACCGACCTGCACATCGACTCCTGGGACGCCTGGGCCGCGGCGCGGGTGCAGCCCGGTCGCGTCATCGGGCACGAGTTCTCCGGCCGCGTGGTCGAGGTGGGCTCAGCCGTCACCGACGTCGAGGTGGGCGACGTGGTCAGCGGCGAGGGCCACCTGGTCTGCGGACGCTGCCGCGCCTGCCGGGCCGGCCGGCGCCACCTCTGCATCGCCACCGTCGGGATCGGCGTCCAGGCCGACGGCTGCTTCGCCGAGTACGTGGTGCTCCCGGCCGGCAACGTCTGGGTGCACCGCCACCCGATCGACCTCGACGTGGCCGCGATCTTCGACCCCTTCGGCAACGCCGTCCACACCGCGCTGGCCTTCCCCTGCCTGGGCGAGGACGTCCTGGTCACCGGCGCCGGGCCGATCGGGATCATGGCCGCCATGGTGGCCCGTCACGCCGGTGCCCGGCACGTGGTGGTCACCGACCTGGCGCCGGAGCGGCTCGCCCTGGCCGCCGAGCTCGGGGCCACGCTCGCGGTGGACATCCGCACCTCCTCGGCCGCGGAGGCCCAGCAGCAGCTCGGGATGCGGGAGGGCTTCGACGTCGGGCTGGAGATGTCGGGCAGCGCCGCCGCGCTGCGCGACATGATCGCCCAGATGACCCACGGCGGCCGAATCGCCGCCCTCGGGCTGCCGGCCGGTGAGGTGAGCATCGACATGGCCACCGTGGTGCTCAACATGCTGACCATCAAGGGCATCTACGGCCGGGAGATGTTCGAGACCTGGTACGCCATGGACGTCCTGGTCCACTCCGGGCTGGACGTCTCCGGCGTGATCACCGACCGCTTCGGCTTCGCCGACCACCGGGAGGCCTTCTCCACCGCCCGCAGCGGGTCCGGTGGCAAGGTCGTGCTGCGCTGGTCGGACTGACGCACCATGGAGGGGACGCTCGTCACCGACCCGTGCGGGCACCCCACGTCGCGTAGGGTCGGGGCCCGTCGCAGGGACCACCACCGGACGTCAGGACCGCCGAAGGAGACCACGTGTACGGACAGCTGAGGGAGCACCTGCTCGGCGAGCTCGCCCAGATGACCGAGGACGGGCTGTACAAGGTCGAGGCGCCGCTGACCAGTCCGCAGGCCGCGCACATCCGGGTGGCCGACGGGGCGGGGGAGCGCGGCGTGGTCAACCTGTGCGCCAACAACTACCTCGGGCTGGCCGACCACCCCGACCTGGTGGCGGCGGCGACCGAGTCGCTGCAGCGCTGGGGGTTCGGGATGGCCTCGGTGCGCTTCATCTGCGGCACCACGACGCTGCACCAGGAGCTGGAGAGCGAGATCAGCCGCTTCCTCGGCACCGAGGCGACGATCCTCTACTCCTCCTGCTTCGACGCCAACACCGGGCTGTTCGAGACCCTGCTCGGGCGCGAGGACGCGATCATCTCCGACGCGCTCAACCACGCCTCGATCATCGACGGCGTGCGGCTCTGCAAGGCCACCCGCTACCGCTACCCCAACCGCGACATGGCCGCCCTGGAGGAGCAGCTCCAGCAGGCCGCCGGGGCCCGGTTCCGGCTGGTGGTGACCGACGGCGTCTTCTCGATGGACGGCTACTACGCCCCGCTGGACCAGATCTGCGAGCTGGCCGACCGCTACGACGCGCTGGTGATGGTCGACGACTCCCACGCCGTCGGCTTCACCGGTGCCACCGGGGCCGGCACGCCGGAGCTGTTCGGCGTGCAGGACCGGGTGGACATCGTCACCGGCACGCTGGGCAAGGCCCTGGGCGGGGCGTCGGGGGGCTACACCTCCGCGCGCGCCGAGGTCGTCGAGGTGCTGCGGCAGCGCTCCCGGCCCTACCTGTTCTCCAACTCCCTGGCCCCCTCGATCGCCTCGGCGGCCCTGGCCACGCTGAAGATCCTGGAGACCTCGGCCGACCTGCGTGAGCTGCTGAGGGCCAACACCGCCTACTTCCGCCTGGAGATGACCCGCCGCGGCTTCGACGTCCCCGAGTCCGAGCACCCGATCGTCCCGGTCATGGTGGGCGACGCGACGCGGGCGGCGGCGATGGCCGACGTCATGCTGGAGCAGGGCGTCTACGTCCGCGCCTTCAGCTACCCGGTGGTGCCCCGCGGTGCGGCCCGGATCCGCACCCAGATGTCGGCCGCGCACAGCGTCGAGGACCTGGACCGGGCCGTCGCCGCCTTCGAGGTCGCCCGGGAGCGTTGTGCCTGAGCAGCCGGGCGGCCCCGACGACCGCGTCCACCGCGACCCCCACGCCGACGACCCGCTGCCCAGCGAGCGGCTGCCCGACGACGCCGAGGACGCGCCGCCGGCGGAGGAGCGCGAGTGGTGGGACGACCCCCGGATGCCGTGGAAGGGCAAGCCCGGACGCTGGGACCTGGTCTGCTGGTTCGGGATCATGTTCATGGGGCTCTACAGCCTGGTCATGCTGCCCCTGCGCGCCTACCTGGTGGTGGCCAACCCGGTGCTCCAGGCCGGGCTGACCGGCAGCCGCTCCGCCCTGGTGGTGCTCGGCGTGACCGACCACCCGCTCTGGGGTCTGGGGCTGGTGCTCGGCATCCTGTCCCTGCTGAAGTTCCAGTGGGTGTACTTCCTGGCCGGACGGCTCTGGGGCCGCGGGCTGATCGACATGATGCTGACCGGCCGCTCCGCCCGCACCCGGCGGATCGCGGACCGGGTGGAGGGCCTCGCCCGTCGCTACGGGATCCCGGCCATCATCGTGTCCTACCTGCCCATCCCGCTGCCCACGTCGGTGGTCACGCCGGCGGTGGCCATCGCCGGCATGCGCTGGCGCACGTTCTGGACCACCCACATCCTGTGCACGATCGTGCTGCAGTCCTGCTGGGTCGCGCTGGGGTTCTGGCTGGGGGAGCCGGCCAGGGTCGTGGTCGAGGGCTACGCCCGGATCTCGCTGTGGGTCTCGCTCGCCCTGCTCGTCGTGGTCGTGGTGACCGTCGTGGTGCGCCAGCGCCGTCAGACCCCCGCCACCTCGCAGGACTGACCGCCGGCGCGGTCAGTCGGCGTGCTGGTGGCTGCGTTCGCCGTCGCTGTCCAGCACGGTGAGGATCTCCACCGGGCCGTCGACGGCCCCGACCGCGTGCGGCAGCATCGTGGAGAACTCGGCTGCCTGACCCGCGCGGACCAGGACGCTGCGCTCCCCGAGCTGCAGCACCGCCGTGCCGGAGAGCACCGTGAACCACTCCCTCCCGGGGTGGACGCCGCGGTGCTCGGGACCGGTCGGTCGTTCCGGGGTGATCCGCATCCGGGCGACCGCGACGCCCCGGGGAGCACCCTCCCGGGACAGCGGCCACACGGTGACGCCCCGGGCGTGCCTCGGCTCGGGCCGGATCACGACGTCCTCGTCGTCGGCGGGCTCGACGAGCTGGTCGAGGCTGGTGCCCAGGGCGCGGGCGATCGGGACCAGCTGGTCGAGGGCGATCCGCCGGTGGCCGGTCTCGATCCGGCTGAGGGTCGACGGGCTCAGGTGGCAGCGGGAAGCCAGGGCGTCCAGCGACCAGCCCCTGGCCAGCCGGAGCCCGCGGATCCGCTGTCGGATGATGGTCTCCAGCTCAGCATCTTGCGTCATACGCAAGAGTGTATGTGCCGGAAGCATGACGGACCTACGCTGGAGTCATGCCCGCCGCCGAGAACCATCCCAGCGCCCCAGTCGCCCATCCCCCCTCCGCACCCGGTTCGGACGCCGCACGGCGGCACCCAGGGGAGGAGAGCCCGCTCGTGCCGGGGGGCTCGGGGCACGGGCTTGAGGCGCTCAGCGCTCACGGCCTTGACCACCAGCACGGTGACGACGGTGACGACCACAGTCACGGCCGCGGACAGGGGGAGAAGCGTGGGCACGGACACGGTGGCGACGACACCCACGGCCACCGCGGGAACTCTGGGCACGGACACGGTGGTGACGACACCCACGGCGGGAGCCATGGGCACGGACACGGGGGCGACCACAGCCACGGGCACGTCGACGACGCGACCCTGGCCGAGATGCTCGAGATCGACGCCCAGGTGATGGCCCCGGTGCTGGCCGACCTCGTCGAGCAGGTCGCCGAGCAGGCAGGCGCGGGGACGACGCGGGTCGTCGACCTGGGTGCCGGGACCGGAGTCGGCACGGTGGCTCTGGCCCGCCGGCTCCCGGACGCCGAGGTGGTGGCCGTGGACCGTGCACCGGCCATGCTCGCGCGCGTCCTGACGGCCGCCCGGGTCGCCGGGGTGGGCGACCGCGTCCGCACCCTCGAGGCCGACCTGGGGCAGGGCTGGCCGGACACCGGTGAGGTGGACCTGGTGTGGGCCTCCTCCTCGCTGCACGAGGTGCCCGACCCGGCGGCCGTGCTCCGCAGGGCCGCGGACGTCCTGGCGCCCGGCGGGTCGGTGGCCGTGGTGGAGATGGACACCCTGCCCCGGTTCCTCCCCGACGACCTCGGCCGGGGCCGTCCCGGGCTGGAGGTCCGCTGCCACGACGTGCTGGCCCGGGCCGGCTGGAACAGCTACCAGGACTGGACGCCGTACCTCGCCGCCGTGGGTCTCGAGGTGAGCCGCCACCGCCACGTGCTGGAGACGCAGCCGCAGGCCGACCTGCTCGTCCGCTACGCCCGCGCCTTCCTGCAGCGGATCCGCGACTACGTGGGGCAGCACCTCCCCGCGGAGGACCTCGCCGTCCTCGACGTCCTGCTGGGCTCGGGCCCGGAGTCCCTCGAGTCCCGCGGTGACCTCGCCCTCCAGGCCAGCCGCACCCTCTGGCTCGCCACCCGCCCCCCGGGCGTGCGCCGGTAGCGGCGAGTCGCCACCAGACGTCGCCTCGAGGGTCAGGCGGGCGACCGATTCCGGCCACTCGCCACCCGCCGCGCCGGATCCTCGGGCTCCCCGTGACGAGCTGCCCTCCCCTGGACGGCGTAGCCACGGGGTCGACTCCGGGTGCACCACCCTCCAGGTGGCGAGTCGCCGCCAGACGTCGCCTCGAGGGTCAGGCGGGCGACCGATTCCGGCCACTCGCCACCCGCCGCGCCGATCCTCGGGCTCCCCGTGACGAGCTGCCTCCCTTGGACGGCGTAGCCACGGTCGCACTCCTGGCGCACCACCCTCCAGGTGGCGAGTCGCCTGCAGAGGTCGGGACGGGGTCCGGGAGGGCGACCCCTCGGGGCGAGTCGCCCCTAGGAGGGCGTGAGGTGGGTGAGGGCGTCGACGTCCCCACCGCCTCGGAGGTCTCACTGGTCCGGGCAGGGTGCGGCGGCTGTCGACGTCGCGCCGGCCGGCCGGGTCGACCCCTTCTCCCTCCCGGTCCCCGGGGCCATCGGGGGTCGCCCCGGATCGGCGGATCGACGACCGGGCCCGAACGCAGTCGGCCAGGACCCCTGGTGCGGGCCATGGCGCGACGAGCCGCACGTCGTGGTCGACGGCCTTCCGCCGTACTGCGGTTGTCGTATCCGGTGCCTGCACCTGCACGACGACGCGACCAGGGGTGCGTTGAGACGTTGGGGGCATCATCCGAAGAAGAAGTGGAGTGCCACGCCATGGCAAGCATGCTCAGTCGTCTTGGTCGTTTTTCCTACCGGAAGCGGTGGGTGGTCGTCGCCCTCTGGCTGCTCGCCCTCAGCGGGGTGGTGCTGCTCGCGGTCAAGTCCGAGGGCCCGGTCAGCACCAGGGCGACGATGCCGGGGATCGAGTCGCAGGAGGCCTTCGACCTCATCGAGGAGCGCTTCCCCGGCGCCGCTGCCGACGGGGGCTCGGCGACCGTCGTGTTCGTCGCCCCGCCGGGTCAGACCCTGATGTCTGCGGAGAACGCGGAGGTCGTCGACGCCACGCTGGCATCGATCTCCAGCGGTCCTCAGGTGCTCCGGGTGATCCCGCCCTCGACCGGTAGGAGCATCAGCGCCGACGGGTCCACCGGGTTCGCGTCGGTGTCCTACGAGGTGCCGGCATCGGAGCTGACCGAGGAGTCGCGCACGGCGCTGGCCGACGCGGTGGAGCAGGCCCGCGGTGCCGGACTGACCGCAGAGATGTCTGGCTCGGCGCTCAAGACCAGCGCCAAGATGAGTGGTGTGGAGCTCGCCGGCGTCGCGGTCGCCGCGGTCGTGCTGCTGATGACCTTCGGGTCGATGGTTGCGGCGGGTCTGCCGCTGCTCACGGCGATCATCGGGGTGGCCATCTCCTTCCTCGGCGTCTGGACGGTCGCCGGCCCGCTGGACATGGCGATCAACAGCGGCATCCTCGCCCTGATGCTGGGGCTGGCGGTCGGCATCGACTACGCGATGTTCGTCGTCTCACGCTTCCGGGAGGAGCGCCTCGGCCTCGACGACGCCGAGCAGGCGGCTGGTCGCGCTGTGGGAACGGCCGGCTCGGCGGTGGTCTTCGCCGGGCTGACCGTGGTGATCGCGCTCGCCGGGCTGTCGGTGGTGGGGATCCCGCTGCTGGCCAAGATGGGTCTGGCAGCTGCTGGCGCGGTGGTGGTGGCGGTCGCGGTGGCGCTGACCCTGGTCCCGGCGTTGCTGGGCTTCGCCCCGAACAGGGTCCTCTCCCGAGCGCAACGCCGCGGGAGCCTCGACTCCTCGGCTCGCCGTTCCGTGGCGCGCCCCTGGATGCGGCTGGTGCTACGTCGTCCGCTCCTGATCACGCTGGCAGGTGTCGCGCTGCTGGCCGCGATCGCCGTCCCGGCGCTCTCGCTGCAGCTCGGCACGCCTGGTGACGCGTCGCTGTCCACCACCGAGACCCAGCGACGGGCGTACGACCTCCGGGCCTCGGCCTTCGGTCCCGGGTCGAACGGTCCGCTGACGGTGGTGGTCGACGCACGTGGTGCCGCAGACCCGGAGGCCGCGGTCGCGACCGTGGCGGACAGCATCAGGTTGACCAGCGGGGTGGTCTCGGTGTCGGAGCCGACCTTCAACCAGGAGGGCGACACGGCGATCCTCACCGCCGTGCCGTCGACGAGCCCGACCGACGAACGGACCGAGGCCCTGGTGGAGACGCTGCGGGCGGCGCGTCCGGGCGTGGAGGCGGAAGGACGCGTGAGCTACGAGATCACCGGCACCACCGCCCTGGACATCGACATGGCACAGAAGATGCAGTCCGCGCTCGTGCCCTACGTGGGGCTCGTGATCGGCCTCGCCGTGCTGCTCCTGCTGGTGGTGTTCCGTTCCATCTGGATCCCGCTCACGGCGGCGCTCGGCTTCCTGCTGTCGCTGTTCGCCGCGTTCGGGGTGATCGTCGCGGTGTTCCAGTGGGGCTGGGCGGCCGACCTGCTCGGCGTCCAGCAGACCGGGCCGGTGATGAGCCTGATGCCGATCCTCCTGGTGG
The sequence above is a segment of the Auraticoccus monumenti genome. Coding sequences within it:
- a CDS encoding DEAD/DEAH box helicase, whose protein sequence is MLLLSDLATSESLEGWVDPESIVRGTVYARAGRVLQTEVHRSEGRVVVVGVVEGGARYAVRVSVTERESVVRGRTTEVDVECSCPLSWACKHAVAAVLVAAETHGAADAWRTTLDALADASDGSETPGEPTPLALMVTVPKQPRHRFDPGGAVGRPRLTLRLSRQGSSGRWLRSGFGWRELASAELDRRARYDPQQLALLREVQIALKVGQPYWSPGADALELHLAGPTLWPLLERAAEVGVALVCSAARTEVEVAPGTATLELDLSSRADGVTGRLGASHDGRWVDPADVAFVGDPAHGLVLWGERPGGGTTITLARLDRPVPAPVRNQVVRQSPLVVPPEGVPELFGQYLPRLRRSVQVGSRDGSVELPGPPRPRLRAQLTWHEDASAELAWRWVYELGGGQVADLPVNAPDVAPGTRDRERERELLDTLEPTEELAVLLGLGERGGGTLHPVLVLRGADAMVFAEDRLPELRRWAAATEDVELVVLGDEPDFREATGTPQVRFTPSDGTHRAGRTDWLELEVVITIDDAALGTCHLGLAQVLEALASGQTKVMVRKGVYLDVDRPELDQLARLVADAQALVDQPRDRLVLTRDHHDLLADLAELAEGDDRVRRWTEAASALRDLPATPPPPEPEGLRATLRPYQRDGYRWLSFLHEHGLGGVLADDMGLGKTLQTLAMIARAREQDAAAGRSAPPFLVVAPSSVVSTWVAEARRFTPGLRVLAVTESAARRGWPLDRPPAVALPESPEVSGPPDVVVTTYTLVRLEAQGYAARPWAGLVLDEAQAVKNHRSKTHAAVRAVEAGSRFAITGTPMENNLMELWSILQLTAPGIFPWAKEFSDHFAQPIEQDADTDALALLRRRIRPVVLRRTKDVVAADLPAKQEQVLSVALGPRHRKIYDTHLHRERQRVLKLLEDLDENRITVLASLTRLRQLSLDPALVDPEHDGVGSAKIDALVDHLTEVAAEGHRALVFSQFTGFLRRVRARLDAAGLSHAYLDGSTRNRADEIERFRTGTDPAFLISLKAGGVGLTLTEADYCFLLDPWWNPAAEAQAIDRTHRIGQTRNVVVYRMVSEGTIEEKVMELSRRKAALFANVVDGESLAATELTADDIAGLLGGP
- a CDS encoding 5-(carboxyamino)imidazole ribonucleotide synthase, with the protein product MSDSDAVRPFVVGIIGGGQLARMMHQAAIGLGVRTRLLAEGCDVSAAQVVADVTVGDYTDPATVTAFAAGCDVITFDHEHVPAAILRELEASGKAVRPGPAALVHAQDKVLMRERLSAFGAPCPVFRVVPDEAALVAFGDEQGWPVIAKTSRGGYDGKGVWKLDGPEQAAEPFARLGEGVQVLAEEHVDFARELSALVVRSPSGQAVAYPVSESVQRDGVCVETTTPAPGLTEEQATSAQHLALAIAAELEVVGLLAVELMQRRDGSVVVNELAMRPHNTGHWSIDGAHTSQFENHLRAVLDLPLGDPVARQPWTVMGNVLGGTEEDLPSALLHCFARDRRLRVHLYGKEVKPGRKVGHVTTFGSDLDDVRRRARHAAGYLRGDHDA
- the purE gene encoding 5-(carboxyamino)imidazole ribonucleotide mutase, whose protein sequence is MPETTPRVAVLMGSDSDWPTMEAAALALDEFGITHEADVVSAHRMPEAMVSYGRQAHTRGVEVIIAGAGGAAHLPGMLAALTPLPVIGVPVPLKHLDGMDSLLSIVQMPVGVPVATVSIGGARNAGLLAVRILAAGDPALTAAVLAFQDELRAAAEANGARVRDR
- the tdh gene encoding L-threonine 3-dehydrogenase, which produces MKALVKTQAGPGLELVDVPVPTPGPSDVLIQVASTGVCGTDLHIDSWDAWAAARVQPGRVIGHEFSGRVVEVGSAVTDVEVGDVVSGEGHLVCGRCRACRAGRRHLCIATVGIGVQADGCFAEYVVLPAGNVWVHRHPIDLDVAAIFDPFGNAVHTALAFPCLGEDVLVTGAGPIGIMAAMVARHAGARHVVVTDLAPERLALAAELGATLAVDIRTSSAAEAQQQLGMREGFDVGLEMSGSAAALRDMIAQMTHGGRIAALGLPAGEVSIDMATVVLNMLTIKGIYGREMFETWYAMDVLVHSGLDVSGVITDRFGFADHREAFSTARSGSGGKVVLRWSD
- a CDS encoding glycine C-acetyltransferase produces the protein MYGQLREHLLGELAQMTEDGLYKVEAPLTSPQAAHIRVADGAGERGVVNLCANNYLGLADHPDLVAAATESLQRWGFGMASVRFICGTTTLHQELESEISRFLGTEATILYSSCFDANTGLFETLLGREDAIISDALNHASIIDGVRLCKATRYRYPNRDMAALEEQLQQAAGARFRLVVTDGVFSMDGYYAPLDQICELADRYDALVMVDDSHAVGFTGATGAGTPELFGVQDRVDIVTGTLGKALGGASGGYTSARAEVVEVLRQRSRPYLFSNSLAPSIASAALATLKILETSADLRELLRANTAYFRLEMTRRGFDVPESEHPIVPVMVGDATRAAAMADVMLEQGVYVRAFSYPVVPRGAARIRTQMSAAHSVEDLDRAVAAFEVARERCA
- a CDS encoding DedA family protein, whose translation is MPEQPGGPDDRVHRDPHADDPLPSERLPDDAEDAPPAEEREWWDDPRMPWKGKPGRWDLVCWFGIMFMGLYSLVMLPLRAYLVVANPVLQAGLTGSRSALVVLGVTDHPLWGLGLVLGILSLLKFQWVYFLAGRLWGRGLIDMMLTGRSARTRRIADRVEGLARRYGIPAIIVSYLPIPLPTSVVTPAVAIAGMRWRTFWTTHILCTIVLQSCWVALGFWLGEPARVVVEGYARISLWVSLALLVVVVVTVVVRQRRQTPATSQD
- a CDS encoding helix-turn-helix domain-containing protein, which codes for MTQDAELETIIRQRIRGLRLARGWSLDALASRCHLSPSTLSRIETGHRRIALDQLVPIARALGTSLDQLVEPADDEDVVIRPEPRHARGVTVWPLSREGAPRGVAVARMRITPERPTGPEHRGVHPGREWFTVLSGTAVLQLGERSVLVRAGQAAEFSTMLPHAVGAVDGPVEILTVLDSDGERSHQHAD
- a CDS encoding class I SAM-dependent methyltransferase — translated: MLEIDAQVMAPVLADLVEQVAEQAGAGTTRVVDLGAGTGVGTVALARRLPDAEVVAVDRAPAMLARVLTAARVAGVGDRVRTLEADLGQGWPDTGEVDLVWASSSLHEVPDPAAVLRRAADVLAPGGSVAVVEMDTLPRFLPDDLGRGRPGLEVRCHDVLARAGWNSYQDWTPYLAAVGLEVSRHRHVLETQPQADLLVRYARAFLQRIRDYVGQHLPAEDLAVLDVLLGSGPESLESRGDLALQASRTLWLATRPPGVRR
- a CDS encoding MMPL family transporter: MASMLSRLGRFSYRKRWVVVALWLLALSGVVLLAVKSEGPVSTRATMPGIESQEAFDLIEERFPGAAADGGSATVVFVAPPGQTLMSAENAEVVDATLASISSGPQVLRVIPPSTGRSISADGSTGFASVSYEVPASELTEESRTALADAVEQARGAGLTAEMSGSALKTSAKMSGVELAGVAVAAVVLLMTFGSMVAAGLPLLTAIIGVAISFLGVWTVAGPLDMAINSGILALMLGLAVGIDYAMFVVSRFREERLGLDDAEQAAGRAVGTAGSAVVFAGLTVVIALAGLSVVGIPLLAKMGLAAAGAVVVAVAVALTLVPALLGFAPNRVLSRAQRRGSLDSSARRSVARPWMRLVLRRPLLITLAGVALLAAIAVPALSLQLGTPGDASLSTTETQRRAYDLRASAFGPGSNGPLTVVVDARGAADPEAAVATVADSIRLTSGVVSVSEPTFNQEGDTAILTAVPSTSPTDERTEALVETLRAARPGVEAEGRVSYEITGTTALDIDMAQKMQSALVPYVGLVIGLAVLLLLVVFRSIWIPLTAALGFLLSLFAAFGVIVAVFQWGWAADLLGVQQTGPVMSLMPILLVGIVFGLAMDYQVFLVSRMREAHVHGKPAQDAITTGFQQSSRVVVAAAVIMIAVFGGFAAAHEPLIKMVGLGLACAVFFDAFVVRLTLMPAVMQQLGERAWWLPRWLDRVLPRVDVEGQSLEVEDGSPIEQQPEPAEAMSAR